The window CGGTTCCGCGGCCCGGTTCCGGGGTCACCGGACGTCGTTCGGGTATCCCACCCCGAGCTGGGCGCGCACTCCGTCAAACAGCCTCATGGTGTTCAGCGAGTCCTCCAGCGGCATCACCGGGCTCTCAGTGAGTCCCTGCTGGATGCACCGGGTCACCTCCCGCAGTTCATAGCAGTAGCCGCGCCCGGCGACGTCGAAGGATTCAGTGCGGGGCTCATCGGAGCCTACCTGGATGAGGAGTTCTTTGGGATTGTTGATCGACCCGCTGGTCTGCAGGAACCCGAGGCTGCCGGCGACTGTGGCAGTCCGGGGACCATGCGCCAGCAGCGAGGACGTAAGTTGTGCCTGCGCGCCGTGGTGGTAGCCAAGAGTCAGCGCATTCTGGGCGTCCACGCCGTCGTCGTTAAGCCAGCCCGTGGCGCTGACCGTCTGCGGGAAGCCCAGGGTGCCGAGGGCCCAGAGCAGCGGGTAGACCGTGAGATCCAGCAGGGCGCCGCCGCCATCCTTCGGTGCCCAGAGGCGTGACGAGGGCGAATACGGCGCCGGAAAGCCCAGGTCTGCCGAGACCCACTTGACTTCACCGATTTCGCCGGATGCAGCGATCTCAAAGGCCCGCTGCATGCTGGGCAGGAAGCGGCTCCATACCGCTTCCATCAGGAACAGACCGTTGGCCCGTGCCAGGGACACCAGTTCGGCGGCCTCGCGGGCATTGACGGTAAGTACCTTTTCGCACAGGACGTGCTTTCCTGCGGTCAGGGCCGCCAGCGCGATGTCGTGGTGCTGGGCGTGCGGGGTAGCAACATAGACGACGTCGACGCCATCGTCCTCAAGCAGGCGCTCGAATCCGGCCCTGCCATCCCCGTCGCCGTAGGCACGGGCGAAGCCGAAGTCGGCCGCGAAGGCGTCCGCTGCAGCCTGGGTGCGGGAACTGACGGCGTAAAGCTCCGCGTCGGCCAGGAGCCCCAGGTCCCGGGTCACTGTTGCCGCGATGCCTCCCGTGGCGATCACTCCCCAGCGCAGCCTGGCGCCGGTGGCGGTGCGGGGATCGGGATCAGGCTGGCCGGCCAGCCAGGGCGCAGCAATGTGGGTGGTCATGGAGCCATCCTCTCACCGGAGCGGGAACCGGCGGGGACTTACGCGGCAGATGTTGCTGCGCAGCAAAAAGCCCCGGTTCCGCCGTGAGGCGGAGCCGGGGCTCTCTGGTGTCAGGAGGAATGAACTACTTCGTGAGCGGTCCGAGGACCGGATCGTTGACGTAGGCAGTCTTGACGTTTTCCTTGGTCACAATGACCGGCTCCAGCAGGTACGCCGGAACAACCTTGACCTTGTTGTTGTAGGACTTGTCGTCGTTGACCTCAGGCGTCTTGCCCGCCTGAAGGTCCTTGACCATGGTGATGGCATGCTCGACGAGCTTGCTGGTGTCCTTGTTGATGGTGGAGTACTGCTCGCCAGCCAGAATCGACTTGACGGACTCAACCTCGGAGTCCTGGCCGGTGATAACCGGGAGCGGCTTGCCGGCAGCCTTGACCGAAGTCAGGACTGCGCGGGCCAGGGTGTCGTTCGGGGACAGCACGCCGTCGAGCGTGGCACTGCCGTAGCTGCCGGTCAGCAGGGTGTCGGCGCGACGCTGGGCGTTCTCTGCCTTCCAGCCCTGGGTGACTGCCTGCTCGAAGGACGTCTGGCCGGAGAGGACCTTGAGCGTACCGTCGTCGATCTTCGGCTTCA is drawn from Micrococcaceae bacterium Sec5.8 and contains these coding sequences:
- a CDS encoding Gfo/Idh/MocA family oxidoreductase — protein: MTTHIAAPWLAGQPDPDPRTATGARLRWGVIATGGIAATVTRDLGLLADAELYAVSSRTQAAADAFAADFGFARAYGDGDGRAGFERLLEDDGVDVVYVATPHAQHHDIALAALTAGKHVLCEKVLTVNAREAAELVSLARANGLFLMEAVWSRFLPSMQRAFEIAASGEIGEVKWVSADLGFPAPYSPSSRLWAPKDGGGALLDLTVYPLLWALGTLGFPQTVSATGWLNDDGVDAQNALTLGYHHGAQAQLTSSLLAHGPRTATVAGSLGFLQTSGSINNPKELLIQVGSDEPRTESFDVAGRGYCYELREVTRCIQQGLTESPVMPLEDSLNTMRLFDGVRAQLGVGYPNDVR